In Ananas comosus cultivar F153 linkage group 7, ASM154086v1, whole genome shotgun sequence, the sequence ACATGATAGTCTTGCTACCACTTTGCAACATGATTGTCGGGCCTAGCTTCTgcgatatcaaaaaataaaagtaatatttgAAACAACCTCAAAACGCAAAAGTTTTAATCTAGTGCTTCTGATTCTGCTGCAGAACAAAAATATGTTGAAACATTTACTATAGTTTTATTACATAGAGTATCAAGAAATAGCACTACAGTCTACCAATAAGCGAAAATAGGATTTGAAGTGCCAGACAAAAGTCGATTTCTATAAAGGCACTATATTTGCGGctttgaaaggaaaaaagagtCATTAACATCTTTTCCCAAGCTTCAATTAGCTTTAGTCACCACCCACAAGCTTGTGTCCCTATTTAAAAGCTAAATAGGGTCAAATTAATGATCACTTTTCCTGTCGAAAGTTGCCAGTTCCAATAAAATGATTGCTTTCCAAGTCCTGTTAACAAAACACATTGAGATCTAGGGAGAATTTCggttttttactctttttttttgtttcatttaaaTTTGTTATGATTCTTAAAAATGAAGAGATGTTAAGTAGAAAtcagttttattttgttttttaacctCCTTATTTATTTGTCATCTTCTTTTCCAAAATACTTTGGATCAGCTATTGTTCTTTTCCAGAACACTTCCAAAAACATAGAAAATGGTACTATTTACTTTCATTTAACAAAATTAACTTTAGATGGCCTTTTAATCAAACtttaaaacaagaaaaaaaaattttcaaagttgtAGTAGAAATAGGAAACAAAATGAAACTCAAAAATCCCGAGcaaaaatactaatttaaaacttctacttCTAATTCGGCTCaaagaaaatttcaataaaaaaattgttaaaattttttcagataACTTCGCTTAAACAGCACTTTTTCGTAAGCTCCAATTTAGCTGAACAAGACCTTAGTTCAGTTCTTATAACTACAATGCTGACTCAACttgctttttaaaaaaaaaaaaaaaaaaaaaaaaaaaaaaaaaaaccccaccATTGTTGTTAAAGGATATACCTGCACATCCTTCCAATGAATGGGAGTAGGTTTCAATCCACTTAAATTTTGAGCTTGGTATCTGTCCTTTTCAAGCAACTTTTGATTCCAATGAACAAAAACTCTAAAAATGGAAGTTAATTTGAGATGAaattttaaagagagagagattcttcTAGTAAACTCTGTTAGTAGCATACTATTTATGTATATTTCATGTTAACGtaaaaaaaccaaaatcagTCGAATATTTGCCATCTCAGAGCTCACAGATACCTGAGCACTACATCTTGCATGATCTTTTAGTTAAGTTTAGGTTCTTGCAGATTCAAAGCTTCTCCTGGATATCAATAAGATAAcacaaaaagaatgaaaaaaaaagggctcgAAAAAGTACTGATAAAATGGAGTGCCCGGCGCAGCAGAAAAGGAACTGAAATCGCTCTCACAAGCCACTACCGAGGACAATTGAATTGCTCAAGAACATCGCTCAGACCTGAATGTTAGGTTAGCCTACATGTTACAACAGTTAAATAGCCTATACCATCAAGaaaggagcaaaaaaaaagttcttaaTATAATATGATCTTATtgactgtccctagcgcaagcggcaaaaggcttggtggttggtatctgagatcccaagttcgaatcctagttgatttacatttttagctaagtttatttctaaaaaaataaacaaaatggatAGCATTCTACCTTTctctcgaatatatatatatatataagatcgTATTGCAGCTTTCGCTTCTGCAGATGATTGGGCTGTGCATGCACTGCTAACAGCTGATGAGCTGAAAATAAAAGCAGTGAGCTTTGACGGAAACCCATTATTGGGTAGAAACAATGGGTACAACTGAAACTCACAGCCCTTAGCAGTTAGCACCGACTTCTGCAGCTATATCATTTTCCTCTAGTGGATTTTGTTTCTCCAAATCCACCCCGAGAACGCTCTTTGTTCATGAGTGTAAACTAATTCTAATGGATTTACTAATGAACAATACTGTTGTAattaaacaagagaaaaaaaaacaactcatTACGGTTATCAGAACAAGATGCATGATTGTGCtgtaattgaaaaaaagaaaatcagagACATGCCTTTTTCTGTAGCTGCCTTGCTTGAGCTACACCTATATGATCGTTGAAAAGTTTAAGCATTTGCAGACCTTGCTTGAGCTTCACCTATAGCATTCACAAAaagagagttaaaaaaaaaaaaaaaacagtgaatATAACATTAATTTCAGTTACATCTTTTGATTTAGTAACTAAATGCtagtttatttttctatttttgtgtCGACTCGAAGGATTTAGTGAGAGTTTATCCAAGCTCTAGAACAATTTCTTTGCTCCCAAAGAAGAAGCTTCTTGAAACCAGGTGTTTGACTAACAAAAAACCTAGGGCCTCAGTAATGGaagctcaaatttgaaatttttgccTCTGCCACAGGGAGAAAGTTTAAAAGACTTTTAAAACATCATTAGTGTTGTTTAGAGCAGCTCAAAAGCAAACAACACTTCTCAATAAGTTCCGGCTGGGTCAAGAAGACCAAAGTAACATAGAAAGCCAAAGAATTATTCATAAGAtctctagctaagtttatttctaaatgaaataaacgaagcgggtagcatgctacctatctctcaaaaaaaaaaaaaaaaaaaaaaatcataagatcAAGCTTGCTCTTTGTACAACAGGAAATTTTCCTTAAACATCATCTCCTATAAATACACATCAACAGCTATGAattgttataaaaatattatcagtgaatataaaaaaacttatcCAAAAGTAATCATAACCAAAATATGGGTCCAGTCGGACTCGTATGTGAGCTACAATATTTTAgatgagaaaattaattatatctaaaatatgggCTATGTCGGGCAGGCAATTGAGGtgcttcttttgtttgttttctcaTAATACGACAATTGAGgcgtttttttataaaatacgaAGCTAAGCATGATATAAGGCATACTGTTCTCCAGATTGTTGCCGAGATGACTGTATTTCCTCACCTCCTGTGTGTCTCGACTATTTGTGACAGGTTTGTTATCATTGTTCTCAAGAATGATATGCTTTAGCACGCTGTTAGGAACATCTTTCACCATATGCCACTTCACAGGGAAGCAACCATTCCACTTTTCCTGTTGCCAGTATTCCAGGTTCTTGTTAAAATCAACTGGCCCCACCATTTTGGCTAAACCCACAAACTGTCCACTCATGTTTGCCTGCAAAAGTAGAAGGGGAGAACTCGGAATAATTAGGGACTAAGCTGATTCAACAAAAGAAAGGAGGGAaaataacaaagaaaagaaattgttcAGCAAAATACATGAGCCCAGTACTTACAGAGAAAAACAGAAATACTGGGCAATACTACTCTTGAGCTTCCTGATAAGCAGCATTAAGCTTTTTATTTCCACTGGAGGTGCTAGACCAAACGTTATCCTCACAGTATGATTTGATGATGAAAAACTTAGCATCTGTACAGTTCTCCACAAAGTCTGCTCGGTTGTACTTATCCTTGTCCGTCAATAAACTCGAATCCTCAACATTGCTGCCATTTAATGAAAGGTCCTGACCCTTTACACCAATAGTAGCATCAGACCTGAAACTCATTTTCCTTCTGGAGTGAGTAGATCTTGGCCCTCTGTTTAGTTCATTCCGACCATTGAGGTTCTTATTGCCACAATCATAAAAACCATTATTTCGGCCCCTAGATTTACAGTTGCCGTCCATAAGTTTAACCCATTGACAATTTAGTCTagaatcataaatatatgatcTCAA encodes:
- the LOC109712411 gene encoding LOW QUALITY PROTEIN: YTH domain-containing family protein 2-like (The sequence of the model RefSeq protein was modified relative to this genomic sequence to represent the inferred CDS: substituted 1 base at 1 genomic stop codon), translating into MDGNCKSRGRNNGFYDCGNKNLNGRNELNRGPRSTHSRRKMSFRSDATIGVKGQDLSLNGSNVEDSSLLTDKDKYNRADFVENCTDAKFFIIKSYCEDNVWSSTSSGNKKLNAAYQEAQEXYCPVFLFFSANMSGQFVGLAKMVGPVDFNKNLEYWQQEKWNGCFPVKWHMVKDVPNSVLKHIILENNDNKPVTNSRDTQEVKLKQGLQMLKLFNDHIGVAQARQLQKKV